One genomic window of Halorhabdus sp. CBA1104 includes the following:
- a CDS encoding DUF2795 domain-containing protein, with protein sequence MRTIQDASDRLGMHRYPTTRDELLAAHGDMEIEFSDGSETLAEILGRLDSETYDSHEEATAAMYSAVSSMAIGRKYYSDRDPFSPGTDGRDQTSL encoded by the coding sequence ATGCGAACGATCCAAGACGCGAGCGATCGACTCGGCATGCACCGGTATCCAACCACGAGAGACGAACTCCTAGCCGCTCACGGTGACATGGAAATCGAGTTTTCCGACGGGTCAGAGACCCTAGCCGAGATCCTCGGTCGCCTCGACAGCGAAACCTACGATAGTCACGAAGAAGCGACAGCTGCGATGTACTCGGCGGTCAGCAGCATGGCCATCGGGCGGAAGTACTACAGCGACAGGGACCCGTTCAGTCCGGGGACAGACGGACGCGACCAGACCTCGCTGTAA
- a CDS encoding PHP domain-containing protein — translation MVVADLHVHTTRSDGQLSPTSVAEAARRASLDAVAITDHDRLPPVTERWVERQGVTVIAGIELRVRADDQLLDLLGYGLTPTVALRTELERLQANRIERAREIVAQVEACLDVELDVSFEPGVGRPHIAAAIADSEAPYDVAGAFEHLIGEDGPCYVAREIPSFERGHELLTAACSLVSLAHPLRYDDPDAALAHARDLDAIELAYPYDGRVDRTPVERAIDEDDLLATGGSDAHGTTLGTAGLDRPAHERFRARLAY, via the coding sequence ATGGTCGTCGCCGACTTGCACGTCCATACGACGCGCTCGGACGGGCAGCTATCGCCCACATCGGTCGCCGAGGCCGCACGGCGGGCGTCGCTGGATGCAGTAGCGATCACAGATCACGATCGCCTGCCCCCGGTTACGGAACGATGGGTCGAGCGCCAGGGTGTGACCGTCATCGCCGGGATCGAACTCCGGGTCCGGGCCGACGACCAGTTGCTCGATCTGCTCGGCTACGGCCTCACCCCGACGGTGGCGTTACGAACGGAACTCGAGCGCTTGCAGGCCAACCGGATCGAGCGCGCCCGAGAGATCGTCGCGCAGGTCGAGGCCTGTCTCGACGTCGAACTCGACGTCTCTTTCGAGCCGGGCGTGGGCCGGCCACACATCGCAGCGGCCATCGCCGACAGCGAGGCCCCCTACGACGTCGCGGGTGCCTTCGAACACTTGATCGGCGAGGACGGCCCGTGTTACGTTGCCCGCGAGATCCCGTCTTTCGAGCGAGGGCACGAATTGCTGACCGCGGCCTGTTCGCTCGTCAGCCTCGCCCATCCGTTGCGGTACGACGATCCGGACGCCGCGCTCGCACACGCTCGTGATCTCGATGCAATCGAACTGGCCTATCCGTACGACGGGCGCGTCGATCGGACGCCAGTCGAGCGCGCGATCGACGAAGACGACCTGCTTGCGACTGGCGGCAGCGACGCCCACGGGACGACGCTCGGGACGGCTGGACTCGATCGGCCGGCCCACGAGCGATTTCGCGCTCGGCTGGCGTATTGA